In Pyrus communis chromosome 1, drPyrComm1.1, whole genome shotgun sequence, the following are encoded in one genomic region:
- the LOC137749274 gene encoding FCS-Like Zinc finger 6-like yields the protein MLLGKRPRPPIRRTTSMTGIAVDMSDVQGQEPTDELQNPPAMNDVHAVAVAATVVDAQGPAPVINNNYYYDVEKMNRNNLGYHEEHRFLAMLSPRNNHTRRNSASHDVVETAHFLRTCGLCKRQLASGRDIYMYRGDAAFCSLECREQQMKQDERKEKCKAASSKIEDRHAASRSTSKASSGKGQTVAAA from the exons ATGCTGTTAGGGAAGCGCCCACGCCCTCCAATCAGGAGAACAACAAGCATGACTGGGATTGCCGTCGATATGAGCGACGTGCAAGGCCAGGAACCGACTGATGAACTCCAAAACCCCCCCGCCATGAACGATGTGCATGCAGTTGCAGTTGCAGCGACGGTGGTGGACGCACAAGGACCGGCTCCTgtgattaataataattattattatgatGTTGAAAAGATGAACAGGAATAACTTAGGGTACCATGAAGAGCaccgtttcttggccatgctaTCACCCAGAAACAACCACACAAGGAGGAACTCCGCTTCTCATGATGTTGTGGAGACCGCTCACTTCCTTCGCACGTGTGGCCTCTGCAAACGCCAACTCGCTTCAGGCCGTGACATCTATATGTATAG GGGAGACGCAGCGTTTTGTAGTCTAGAATGTAGAGAGCAACAGATGAAGCAGgatgagagaaaagagaagtGTAAAGCTGCGTCCTCAAAGATAGAGGACCGCCATGCGGCGTCACGATCCACCTCCAAGGCCTCCTCCGGCAAGGGTCAGACCGTGGCGGCTGCCTGA
- the LOC137725216 gene encoding secreted RxLR effector protein 161-like — MVVRTLDAKRYPFRPKEDEEDILELKVPYLSAIGALLYLAQCTRPDISFTVNLLARYSNAPTRRHWNSVKDIFRYLKDAGYLSDPHRARSQMVYVCTVGDTAISWKSTKQTLVVTYLNHAEILALDEASCECFWLRAVMEHIRGTSGLTSIIDLP, encoded by the exons ATGGTTGTtcggactctagatgctaaGCGATATCCCTTCCGtccaaaggaggatgaggaagataTTTTAGAGCTtaaagttccatacctaagtgcaattggggctttattgtacttagctcaatgcactagacccgacatctccttcactgttaatcttttggctagatacagtaatgcacccaCACGCAGACATTGGAatagtgttaaagacatttttcgctaccttaagg ATGCTGGATATTTGTCTGACCCACATAGGGCACGTTCTCAAATGGTCTATGTCTGTACTGTTGGAGATACCGCTATATCTTGGAAGTCTACCAAGCAAACACTAGTTGTGACTTATTTGAACCATGCTGAGATCCTCGCCCTGGATGAAGCATCATGTGAgtgtttttggttgagagcggtcatggaacatattcgaggcactagtggtcttacttccATCATTGACCTTCCTtaa